The segment GTCTTTACAGCTTTAAATGACCAATCAGAGAGAAAACCGTTGATGAATAGTGAAAATGTGCTCATATATGAATTAATTAGGGAATTTTTGGactttaataaatgtaaatatacaaATTCTGTGTTAATATCAGGTATGCATCCtcctttaaattttgtttattaaaatatctataacctttttcttttcattaattGATGCCGCTCAAATCAAAGTATAAAATGTATACACTTAATTTGAAGGGCCAGGGAGGTGTAAATGACGTCAAATTAAGAGTTtggattatattttaaacaatagaaataactaaaaaaaaaacttttttgtttcccttCACCAATTGAGGGTGTGATTATGATGatgtaatatattatttttttaaatgtattactcCGAAATATTATGAAATGAAAGAAATTTATATACACATATTTTGCCCACCCCTTTAACATCTGAACATTAAGTTTTATATTGACAAGCTTACTTCTATTTGCAGAAGCGGGTCTTCCTCATGTTCCTCTTGATAGAGAATTTCTAAGAAATGAACTGAATGTAGTTGAAGATGCACCTTCTAAATCAGTGTAAGTAAATAATTTGAGTCAATGCTGTCCTTCTGTGATTACCATATATGACAGTTCACCTGCAATATTTTttagtgttaatttttttttgtcttgaatAATGGCAAGCAATATTGGCAAACCTAAGCATAAAACATTATCTCTTCCTGAATAATGGAGAATTATTAAGAGGTATGAATGTGGTGAAACTCCCACCACTATTTTTCAAATAATGGCATTGGGTGACTTACCATTTACAACATTATGAAAATAGTGACAAAATAGGACATTCTGAGAAAATAGTCTGTAGACTTTATATGGAGCTAATATCCACAATTTGAAAAAgctctttcttttttgtcttttgtttattttataccgTTAATCTGACATTCCTATTGTCCTGTAATCATTGGACTATCAAGAGTAAATTGtactttgcattttttataaaaggtttctgaatgtttgttaatttaaatgtttaattactcTTAATGGAAATCTGTTATCCGAGACTTTTGAGAAGTTCACTAAATAGCAATTTCTAATGGGACTCAGTGTTATAACAATGTCATAATTGACTTACTAATACATTGCCAAAAAGTAGAGACTACTGCTATAGCAATGAGTTAAGCActtaatattgttttttctGACTTAAAAATTTGTTGGAAATCATTGCTAATGTCTTTTTATTGAAATTACAAGGTGAAGATAACACTAGTTCTAAGTGTACACTACATTTGCAAAGTTATCATAGCTACTAAAAACAAAGACTTTTTCTCCAATGTTATTTTTCAAGATTTAATTGGTATAAATTGGTACATCTTGCATTAAATTACAGGCCATTACTGTACAGTTTGGTAGCCAATtataaagaaagtaaaaatgGAAATAGATTCAGTGCATCGAAACCTTCACATGTTACTGAGGTTCTAGGAAACAGCCATCAGTATAATGCCACACTTCAGTATGGTAATACACAAACTCACTCATTTTATAAAACCTTTTGTGTCTGTTTATTTAACTTATAACAGTAGAACATCAATATGATAAAGAAAGTATGCAATAAAATTATGAGATGTGATGAATGTAATAAAGGAAAGGAAAGTACCTCTTTCATACCAatttgggcagatgatgtaaaggttgtCTGGGTGTCTTGTGTCCagagcacaacaaccaaccgccattactttccctaactaatgtcaggtacccattagagttgagtggactcatgGGCATCCTGAAAATCCAGAAGTTCAAGATCCCAGTCTCATAGAGATTCAAACCTGCTACCCCTTGGTTTGAAAGACCACTCAGCCAACATGCCTTTTCCCCTCCATAAATTTCTGATTATATTTTTGggtttaatccttttttttaatggtttttataattgttttaatgTATCTCTTTATTGTTACCATATTTTCATCATGTTTTTTTCAGTGTGGCCAAATAGCTAGTAATTCTCTTCTCAAAGATATACATTAAAAGtctaatttctaggaaaatcatatTAGTTCAATTTTGAGCCCTGTGTCCATATTCCACCAGGTTTTATCACCGTTTTGTTGATGAATTTgtaagctgaatagaggaatagTAAAAAGTGGAGATTATTgcaaaaatttaatattttaatgttagcTTTTCCTTTAAAGTATTTGCAATAAAAATGCTTGAGACTAGTTCTACTGATAtgcttctttattttgtttttcattatcACTtgcaaatataattaaatataatcttgttttgttctgttttgttaataagatttttgtttcctttatttTTAAGGATCAGAGAATGATGAACCTGTTGCTGTAATAGTGAAAGGAGGCAAATTATAGCATAATTATTGgaccatttatttatttttgtacaatTATGTAAATTCACTTATAAAATCAGAGCAGTCAAACTTTTAGATCATATAGAAAGTAGGTGTGATGGTTGGAAAAATTGAATGCATTCTCCTGGAACTGAAGGTACACTTGGGTATAACTGAATGCACTCTCCTGAACTGAAGGTATACTTGGGTATAACTGAATGCACTCTCCTGAACTGAAGATATACTTGGGTATAACTGAATGCACTCTCCTGAACTGAAAGTATACTTGGGTATAACTGAATGCACTCTCCTGAACTGAAGGTATACTTGGGTATAACTGAATGCACTCTCCTGAACTGAAGGTATACTTGGGTATAAATGAATGCATTTTCCTGAAACTGAAGGTATACTTGGGTATAACTGAATGCACTCTTCTGAAATTGAAAGTATACTTGGGTATAACTGAATGAAACATACCAAATTTCATAATAAAGAAGTCTGAATTgtaaatgatatttaaaatgtaaataaattttaaaaatttcatttatactcaaaattttgtttaaaatgtatcatgTTTCATCTTCTCTGTTCACATTTCACATGAGTACAATTTCATTATACAATGTAGGGCTCatagaaaactaaaaagaaaacatttttacaaagattttttaaaaaagatgacaGGCTAAAAGAAAGTGATAGTATTGCTTTCATTACGTAAATGctattttagaaaaatattaatttcattttctaacattttgatctaaatttcattcttttagtgtTTCTTTGATCTTGTTCTTGACATTGTAAATTgaatactttaaagaaaaataaaaagcttatataaagtgtaattgtatcaattagttttgatcagcatgtaattaaatttctattagatctaaactaacaataatacatctctgtaatttgaaatatttctttaaaatatttgtttagcacaatttcatggtGTGTATGAAaacagaagattgtatagttatctattgttttttaaacttactttaaagcggcaaCCTATGAAggtgactaattcagcttataccaccacctcaatcaagtacaatttctttcccttgtttgagatagcaagcacaatcaaaataattaattaccaatagttaattagctgtttttttttaattgattcttgtgttgtcagaaataatgtgtacacatttttaccagaaagacagagtgatttgatataaacttgaaaaaaaaaaaagtcagtttGATTTTGTAATAAAAGTGCTAAAGatagctatacccaaacatgacttcgggagtcaaccctgaaaATAATTAGTGCTAGACCATGTCAGAACCTGCCTCACAGCTGATCCCAAACTGAATCGGCACCTGCCTTTGGACACATCATTTGTGTGGAGGGGGGgcactgatgtgtgggcgacatcgttccgaccttAGCTAATACACAAGCATCTCATTTGTATGAGATGATCTTTAGttgcttcgcgactgaaggaggccatacaGCTGAATAGATCACCCTTTACCCTTCTTTCACCTTTGAATATCTTCTGGAATataaaattattcatttaaaGAGACGAAAAGAAGAATCTGGACAGGCAGGTGGAAAAGTCTTATCAGGAATCATGGCAAATTGTTTAGAGAAAACTGGTTCCATGAGTTCTTGTCCATataataaaactatatctacagACTAGGTATTCGCTACACACTCGAGTGGGAACAATGAAGTCTTTACAACGTTCCCATTCAGTTAGAAGACGCACTGTTGTTAGAAATGTGCGCAGCCCACAAAATGACAGTAACAAATACATTTATCCAGTtaccacaacaaaaaaaagacatcgTGGATGCATCCCGGATCAAAGCACTGGCATCAAATAGACTTCGTCAAGGGCgtagcaagtttttttttttagaagtggtgtgggatttttttttgtcgattgtagtttgctttattttattttttttcgaaaaGGTGAGTTTTAccgtcaaaaccatctggagtggggttttaaacttaatccTCTAGAGaggagggtttttttttttttgttttttttacttaaaaccCTCTTCTTTACACTCAGTGTTTGATgtctgtagtttgctttagttttatattgaaaaggatATAAGTACTCCACTACAATTAAACTGCTTCCTAAtggcgtctcaaatagcctctaacAACCAGTTCAACACCTGGACTTCGgggtggctcagatattgagttcggcggaactgttctcactaacagtaagcttcgggcaggaggggctcgttagccatagctggctacccacctaggagaaagtaaactctgaattcaaacctctgtggccttgcagctatacccaatcatagTAAAGGCTTgatcgggagtcaaccctgaggaaaaatcaggagctggcgaccctacggcagtttgcagcactcagtgctacaccctgacagaacctgcgacgccactgaccccaaactgtataggcactgccgttcctttcgATACATCAGCAGCGTGAAGAGgcgggaactgatgtgtggacgacatcgttccgaccacaggtaatgcccaggcattcaacTTTCCAGGAGATAATCCATAATCGctttgcgactgaaggaggccatagatatTGAAAAGGGTTTTTAACCTCAAAgccagctaaaaaaaaataaataaaaagctaaataaaaaacaacaactgagaAGCAGCAGGCTTATCTGCTTTGACCCACAACTTACCCCACATGCCACCTACGTGGCCAGCTTTTAAAAGCAGAAATTGGACTTAATAGCCATCTTTgagttcataggaaatgagaaatgttcTCATCTTCGACGACGGAGTAGCTATATAATAGAACACTAAAGTACAtccacaaaaataaatgtttgaatagatcgtaaaaaacaaataaacaaaagcaTCTAAACACAATTTCATGTAAGAGGCTAACTATTTCAATAAGAAGCCGTGAACGATCCATCAATCCCAGTGGCACTGCAGCCATGGAAGGAGGGCTCTGGCCTTCTCTAACACATCCTtttattctgatctatcctgggctttgcATCTCCTTGCCCggactcttttattttttgtagatCTGTCTCTGCATCATCACGCCACTGAGCTCGTGTTCTGCCTTTAGGACACAAGCCTGGGAACAATCTTTGCTCTTCTATTCTGTGATATtctttcacaattattcatagtagATGACGatacatgaatgaataaaaaaagcataaaCCAATTAGGcctaattaatcaattagtggtaattaattaattgtgttttattttaaaagggaATTAAAGCTTGCAGTACTGAGAGAGATGTGGCAGTGATTTTTCCGTTCTTCTCCTtctataacctttttttaaaaagttttttatttttattttgcttgatatctcTCTGTTAATTAACCAGATAAAAGTGACATGCCTTTAAATACATTGCAGTTACCCCAACACAAAGCCTAGTATGTGAATCAGGGTATCAAATAATTTGCTTTGTAAGTCTGAGATTGGTCACATGTCCATCTTTCAATGTTGGACTTGACAAGAGCATAAGAAACAGTATCCCATGATACACAATAAGCTGGGCCTGGGAGTTAGGACAAATAGTTTACAGCCAAATGGTTCAACCGACTAATTGTACCCGACAAATGGTTCAAGTTTTCAGCTAACAACATTTGATCACACATTACATGACAAATGGTTCAACTGACATCTGGTTCAGGACAAATGGTTCAACCGACATCTGGTTCACATCTGGTTCAACCGACATCTGGTTCGCCCAACATCTGGTTCACGACAAATGGTTCAACCGACATTTGGTTCATGACAAATGGTTAAACTGACATCTTGTTCACGACAAATGGTTCAACCGACATCTGGTTCACGACAAATGGTTTAACTGACATCTGGTTCACGACAAATGGTTTAACCGAAATCTGGTTCACGATAAATGGTTCAACCGACATCTGGTTCATGACAAATGGTTCAGTCGACATCTgctcacgacaaatcgttcaacCGACATCTGGTTCACGACAAATGGTTTAACCGACATCTGGTTCACGACAAATGGTTCAACCGACATCTGGTTCATGACAAATGGTTTAACCGACATCTGGTTCATGACAAATGGTTCAGCCGACATCTGGTTCATGACAAATGGTTCAACCGACATCTGGTTCACGACAAATGGTTTAACCGACATCTGGTTCATAACAAATGGTTCAACTGACATCTGGTTCACGACAAATGGTTCAACCGACATCTGGTTCACGACAAATGGTTCAACCGACATTTGGTTCATGACAAATGGTTCAACTGACATCTTGTTCACGACAAATGGTTCAACCGACATCTGGTTCACGACAAATGGTTCAACCGACATCTGGTTCACGACAAATGGTTCAACCGACATCTGGTTCATGACAAATGGTTTAGTCGACATCTGGTTCACGACAAATGGTTCAACCGACATCTGGTTCACGACAAATGGTTCAACTGATATCTGGTTCATGACAAATGGTTCAACCGACATCTGGTTCACGACAAATGGTTCAACAGACATCTTGTTCATGACTAATGTTTCAGCCGACATCTGTTTCACGACATTGGTTAAACCGACATCT is part of the Biomphalaria glabrata chromosome 2, xgBioGlab47.1, whole genome shotgun sequence genome and harbors:
- the LOC106055562 gene encoding centrosomal protein 20-like; translation: MASSHDLKEVLKDTLESRGVLGEIKARIRAEVFTALNDQSERKPLMNSENVLIYELIREFLDFNKCKYTNSVLISEAGLPHVPLDREFLRNELNVVEDAPSKSVPLLYSLVANYKESKNGNRFSASKPSHVTEVLGNSHQYNATLQYGSENDEPVAVIVKGGKL
- the LOC106070315 gene encoding uncharacterized protein LOC106070315, whose product is MSAETLVMNKMSVEPFVVNQMSVEPFVMNQISVEPFVVNQMSVEPFVVNQMSTKPFVMNQMSVEPFVVNQMSVEPFVVNQMSVEPFVVNKMSVEPFVMNQMSVEPFVVNQMSVEPFVVNQMSVEPFVMNQMSVKPFVVNQMSVEPFVMNQMSAEPFVMNQMSVKPFVMNQMSVEPFVVNQMSVKPFVVNQMSVERFVVSRCRLNHLS